The Mixta hanseatica genome includes a region encoding these proteins:
- the nuoK gene encoding NADH-quinone oxidoreductase subunit NuoK has protein sequence MIPLQHGLILAAVLFVLGLTSLVMRRNLLFMLIGLEIMINAAALALVVAGSYWGQADGQVMYILAISLAAAEASIGLALLLQLYRRRQTLNIDTVSEMRG, from the coding sequence ATGATCCCTCTACAACATGGACTGATTCTGGCAGCCGTGCTGTTTGTCCTCGGACTGACATCGTTGGTGATGCGTCGTAATCTGCTGTTTATGTTAATTGGTCTGGAAATCATGATTAACGCCGCGGCTCTGGCGTTAGTGGTGGCGGGAAGCTACTGGGGGCAGGCGGATGGTCAGGTGATGTATATCCTGGCGATCAGCCTTGCCGCAGCGGAGGCCAGCATTGGCCTGGCGCTGTTGCTGCAGCTCTACCGCCGTCGTCAAACCCTGAACATTGACACAGTGAGCGAGATGCGCGGATGA
- the nuoJ gene encoding NADH-quinone oxidoreductase subunit J — MEFAFYLCGLVAVLTTLRVITHTNPVHALLYLIVSLLAIAGVFFSLGAYFAGALEIIVYAGAIMVLFVFVVMMLNLGKSVQDQERQWLQPSLWIGPGLVSLVLLFVMVYAIMSANDQGIDGTVIDAKAVGISLFGPYVLAVELASMLLLAGLVVAFHIGREDRHGEVLSNRVSDAAVAKTKEERA, encoded by the coding sequence ATGGAATTTGCGTTTTATCTTTGTGGTCTGGTGGCGGTGCTAACCACGCTACGCGTGATTACCCACACCAACCCGGTACATGCGTTGCTGTACCTGATCGTTTCGTTGCTGGCGATCGCCGGTGTTTTCTTCTCGCTCGGCGCCTATTTCGCCGGCGCGCTGGAGATCATCGTCTACGCCGGCGCCATCATGGTGCTGTTCGTCTTCGTGGTAATGATGCTGAACCTGGGCAAGTCGGTACAGGATCAGGAACGCCAGTGGCTGCAGCCTTCGCTGTGGATTGGCCCGGGCCTGGTGTCGCTGGTGCTGTTGTTCGTGATGGTCTACGCCATTATGAGCGCCAACGACCAGGGCATCGATGGCACGGTTATCGATGCGAAAGCGGTGGGTATCAGCCTGTTTGGTCCTTATGTGCTGGCGGTTGAACTGGCGTCAATGCTGCTGCTGGCGGGGCTGGTGGTCGCGTTCCATATCGGGCGTGAAGATCGTCATGGCGAAGTGCTTAGCAACCGCGTCAGCGATGCAGCGGTTGCGAAAACGAAGGAGGAGCGCGCATGA
- the nuoI gene encoding NADH-quinone oxidoreductase subunit NuoI has translation MTLKDIIVGFGTQVRSIWMMSLHAFAKRETQMYPDEPVYLPPRYRGRIVLTRDPDGAERCVACNLCAVACPVSCISLQKAETVDGRWYPEFFRINFSRCIFCGMCEEACPTTAIQLTPDFELGEFKRQDLVYEKEDLLISGPGKYPEYNFYRMAGMAIEGKDKGEAENEAKPIDVKGLLP, from the coding sequence ATGACATTAAAAGACATTATTGTCGGTTTCGGCACCCAGGTACGCAGTATCTGGATGATGAGCCTGCATGCCTTTGCGAAACGCGAAACGCAAATGTATCCGGATGAACCGGTTTATCTGCCGCCGCGCTATCGTGGACGTATTGTTCTGACGCGCGATCCCGATGGGGCGGAGCGCTGCGTGGCGTGTAATCTGTGCGCCGTAGCCTGTCCGGTCAGCTGTATTTCGCTGCAAAAGGCGGAAACGGTGGACGGCCGCTGGTATCCGGAATTTTTCCGCATCAACTTTTCACGCTGCATTTTCTGCGGTATGTGCGAAGAGGCGTGCCCGACCACGGCAATTCAGCTGACGCCCGATTTCGAACTGGGCGAGTTTAAACGTCAGGATCTGGTGTACGAGAAAGAAGACCTGCTGATTTCAGGGCCGGGCAAATACCCGGAGTACAACTTCTACCGTATGGCAGGCATGGCGATCGAAGGGAAAGACAAGGGCGAAGCGGAAAACGAAGCCAAACCCATCGACGTCAAAGGCTTGTTACCTTAA
- the nuoH gene encoding NADH-quinone oxidoreductase subunit NuoH produces MSWLTPDVIDILLGILKAIVILLVVVSCGAFMSFGERRLLGLFQNRYGPNRVGWGGSLQLVADMIKMFFKEDWVPPFTDRFIFTLAPVIAFVSLLLAFAIVPVSPTWMVTDLNIGLLFFLMMAGLAVYAVLFAGWASNNKYSLLGAMRASAQTLSYEVFLGLSLMGVVAQAGSFNMNDIVNSQAHLWNIIPQFFGFLTFCIAGVAVCHRHPFDQPEAEQELADGYHIEYSGMKFGLFFVGEYVAITTVSALIVTLFFGGWQGPWLPPFIWFAIKTAFFMMMFILIRAALPRPRYDQVMSFGWKVCLPLTLLNLLATAAVILYNAQ; encoded by the coding sequence ATGAGCTGGTTAACACCGGACGTTATCGATATCTTGCTGGGCATTCTCAAGGCGATCGTCATCCTGCTGGTGGTGGTTTCCTGCGGTGCCTTTATGAGCTTCGGCGAGCGCCGTCTGCTTGGCCTGTTCCAGAACCGCTACGGGCCTAACCGTGTCGGCTGGGGCGGCTCGCTGCAGCTGGTGGCGGATATGATCAAAATGTTCTTTAAAGAGGACTGGGTCCCGCCGTTTACCGATCGCTTTATCTTTACGTTGGCCCCGGTTATCGCCTTCGTATCACTGCTGTTAGCGTTCGCCATCGTGCCGGTCAGCCCGACATGGATGGTAACCGACCTTAATATCGGGCTGCTGTTCTTCCTGATGATGGCCGGTCTGGCGGTTTACGCGGTGCTGTTCGCCGGCTGGGCGAGTAACAACAAATACTCCCTGCTGGGCGCGATGCGTGCCTCGGCGCAGACGCTGAGCTACGAAGTGTTCCTCGGCCTGTCGCTGATGGGCGTGGTGGCGCAGGCGGGCTCGTTCAACATGAACGACATCGTTAATAGCCAGGCGCACCTGTGGAATATTATCCCGCAGTTCTTTGGCTTCCTGACTTTCTGTATTGCTGGCGTGGCGGTGTGTCACCGCCATCCGTTTGACCAGCCGGAAGCGGAGCAGGAGCTGGCGGATGGTTACCACATCGAATATTCCGGCATGAAGTTCGGCCTGTTCTTCGTGGGCGAATATGTGGCGATTACCACGGTTTCCGCGCTGATTGTGACGCTGTTTTTCGGCGGCTGGCAGGGCCCATGGTTGCCGCCCTTTATCTGGTTCGCTATTAAAACGGCATTCTTCATGATGATGTTTATTCTGATTCGTGCTGCGTTGCCACGTCCGCGCTATGACCAGGTGATGTCCTTCGGCTGGAAAGTATGTCTGCCGTTGACGCTGTTGAACCTGCTGGCTACCGCCGCAGTGATTCTGTACAACGCGCAGTAA